The following coding sequences are from one Manis pentadactyla isolate mManPen7 chromosome 13, mManPen7.hap1, whole genome shotgun sequence window:
- the SCN2B gene encoding sodium channel subunit beta-2 isoform X1: protein MPGYLALPSVSRGSVSFSLWVQKAGPLSSSVTHSPHQLVALSTVPPGRSMEVTVPATLNVLNGSDARLPCTFNSCYTVNHKQFSLNWTYQGCSNCSEEMFLQFRMKIINLKLEQFRDRVEFSGNPSKYDVSVTLRNVQLEDEGTYNCYVMNPPDRHRGHGRIQLQVLLEEPPERDSTVAVIVGASVGGFLAVVILVLMVVKCVRRKKEQKLSTDDLKTEEEGKTDGEGNVEDGTK from the exons ATGCCTGGCTACCTCGCCCTGCCTTCAGTCTCACGGGGCtcagtctctttttctctttgg GTGCAGAAGGCTGGCCCCCTCTCCAGCTCTGTCACACACAGTCCTCACCAGCTTGTGGCTTTGTCCACAGTGCCACCAGGGCGGAGCATGGAAGTCACAGTACCTGCCACCCTCAATGTCCTCAACGGCTCTGATGCCCGCCTGCCCTGCACCTTCAACTCCTGCTACACAGTGAACCACAAACAGTTCTCCCTGAACTGGACCTACCAGGGGTGCAGTAACTGCTCCGAGGAGATG TTCCTCCAGTTCCGCATGAAGATCATTAACCTGAAGCTGGAGCAGTTCCGAGACCGCGTGGAGTTCTCGGGGAACCCCAGCAAGTACGATGTGTCCGTGACGCTGAGAAACGTGCAGCTGGAGGATGAGGGCACCTACAACTGCTACGTCATGAACCCGCCCGACCGCCACCGCGGCCACGGCAGGATCCAACTGCAGGTCCTCCTGGAAG AGCCGCCTGAGCGGGATTCCACGGTGGCTGTGATCGTGGGCGCCTCCGTGGGGGGCTTCCTGGCTGTGGTCATCTTGGTGCTGATGGTCGTGAAGTGCGTGAGGAGGAAAAAGGAGCAGAAGCTGAGCACAGACGACCTGAAGACGGAGGAGGAGGGCAAGACGGACGGCGAGGGCAACGTGGAGGACGGTACCAAGTAA
- the JAML gene encoding junctional adhesion molecule-like translates to MFSPLKLVLVPVLLGYFLGPNDLTVSSLELTVHVGDSALMGCVFQSTEEKRVTKVDWMFSGEHVKDDYVLYYYANLSVPVGRFQNRAHLVGDVAHKDGSLLLQDVQEADQGTYTCAMRLERESLVFQKAVVLYVLPEGPKELMVPVGDSIRMGCVLQSTDERRMTRVDWVFAPGKRSKEEIVLRSFPKLSVPVGYAQSWGRFQNRVTLVGNTSRNDGSIMLQEVKEPDGGNYTCSIHLGSLTFRKTIMLHVIPKEPLTLATPGALRPEILGNNQLVIIVGIVCTTVLLLSVLILVMKKTHRNKSSVPSTALVKSLENTKKAHPEKHIYSSITTRELIEEEESSGKSETTYMTMHPVWPSLRSAPNNLLEKKPPGRMPKTEHEGKKGEALCQ, encoded by the exons ATGTTTTCCCCACTGAAACTCGTGCTAGTGCCAGTGTTACTGG GTTACTTCTTGGGCCCGAATGACTTGACTGTCTCCTCCCTTGAGCTAACAGTGCACGTGGGTGATTCAGCCCTGATGGGATGTGTTTTCCAGAGCACAGAAGAGAAGCGTGTGACCAAGGTAGACTGGATGTTCTCAGGAGAGCATGTCAAG gaTGATTATGTGCTATACTATTACGCCAACCTCAGCGTGCCTGTGGGACGCTTCCAGAACCGTGCGCACTTGGTGGGGGACGTCGCACACAAGGACGGTTCTCTCCTGCTCCAAGATGTGCAAGAGGCTGACCAGGGAACCTACACGTGCGCGATGCGCCTTGAAAGGGAGAGCCTTGTGTTTCAGAAGGCCGTGGTGCTGTACGTGCTGCCCGAGGGGCCCAAAG AGCTCATGGTCCCTGTGGGTGACTCGATTCGGATGGGATGTGTTCTCCAGAGCACTGATGAGAGACGCATGACCAGGGTAGACTGGGTGTTTGCACCAGGAAAGCGCTCCAAG GAGGAGATTGTGTTACGCTCTTTCCCCAAACTCAGTGTACCTGTGGGGTACGCCCAGAGCTGGGGCCGCTTCCAGAACCGTGTCACCTTGGTGGGGAACACTTCTCGCAATGATGGGTCCATCATGCTCCAAGAAGTGAAGGAGCCTGATGGAGGAAACTACACGTGCAGTATCCACCTGGGGAGCCTGACCTTCAGGAAGACCATCATGTTGCACGTGATCCCGAAAGAGCCCCTAA CATTGGCGACCCCCGGAGCCCTCAGACCTGAGATCCTGGGCAATAATCAGCTGGTGATCATTGTGGGGATTGTCTGCACCACTGTCCTGCTGCTTTCTGTTCTGATACTGGTCATGAAGAAGACCCACAGGAATAAGAG TTCAGTACCTTCCACAGCCCTGGTGAAAAGCCTGGAGAACACAAAGAAGGCTCATCCAGAG AAACACATTTACTCCTCAATAACTACACGGGAGCTGATCGAGGAAGAGGAATCGAGTGGAAAGTCAGAGACCACCTACATGACCATG CACCCAGTCTGGCCTTCTCTGAGGTCAGCACCAAATAACCTCCTTGAAAAAAAGCCACCTGGACGAATGCCAAAAACAGAGCAtgaagggaagaaaggggaggcaCTTTGTCAGTAG
- the SCN2B gene encoding sodium channel subunit beta-2 isoform X2, producing the protein MHRDAWLPRPAFSLTGLSLFFSLVPPGRSMEVTVPATLNVLNGSDARLPCTFNSCYTVNHKQFSLNWTYQGCSNCSEEMFLQFRMKIINLKLEQFRDRVEFSGNPSKYDVSVTLRNVQLEDEGTYNCYVMNPPDRHRGHGRIQLQVLLEEPPERDSTVAVIVGASVGGFLAVVILVLMVVKCVRRKKEQKLSTDDLKTEEEGKTDGEGNVEDGTK; encoded by the exons ATGCACAGAGATGCCTGGCTACCTCGCCCTGCCTTCAGTCTCACGGGGCtcagtctctttttctctttgg TGCCACCAGGGCGGAGCATGGAAGTCACAGTACCTGCCACCCTCAATGTCCTCAACGGCTCTGATGCCCGCCTGCCCTGCACCTTCAACTCCTGCTACACAGTGAACCACAAACAGTTCTCCCTGAACTGGACCTACCAGGGGTGCAGTAACTGCTCCGAGGAGATG TTCCTCCAGTTCCGCATGAAGATCATTAACCTGAAGCTGGAGCAGTTCCGAGACCGCGTGGAGTTCTCGGGGAACCCCAGCAAGTACGATGTGTCCGTGACGCTGAGAAACGTGCAGCTGGAGGATGAGGGCACCTACAACTGCTACGTCATGAACCCGCCCGACCGCCACCGCGGCCACGGCAGGATCCAACTGCAGGTCCTCCTGGAAG AGCCGCCTGAGCGGGATTCCACGGTGGCTGTGATCGTGGGCGCCTCCGTGGGGGGCTTCCTGGCTGTGGTCATCTTGGTGCTGATGGTCGTGAAGTGCGTGAGGAGGAAAAAGGAGCAGAAGCTGAGCACAGACGACCTGAAGACGGAGGAGGAGGGCAAGACGGACGGCGAGGGCAACGTGGAGGACGGTACCAAGTAA